One window of Candidatus Methylocalor cossyra genomic DNA carries:
- a CDS encoding phosphatase PAP2 family protein — MKLLATIHQLDVHMFTWLMAWKRLASFTQISRWISHTGDGFLYLLLAAYLYWSGVPTDRLFLECAVAAFALERPLYFILKNGFKRNRPQEALYDFRSFIIPADKFSFPSGHTSAAFLMATLWAYFYPSTAVPVYLWASAVGLSRIFLGVHFPTDVLVGATMGIAIARTSVRIVTA; from the coding sequence ATGAAGCTGCTAGCCACGATCCATCAACTCGATGTCCATATGTTCACCTGGCTGATGGCCTGGAAACGGCTCGCCTCCTTCACGCAGATCAGCCGCTGGATATCCCATACTGGGGATGGTTTTTTATACCTGCTGCTCGCCGCGTATCTGTATTGGTCGGGAGTTCCCACCGACCGCCTATTCCTAGAATGCGCCGTGGCGGCTTTTGCGCTGGAACGGCCCTTGTACTTTATTCTCAAAAATGGCTTCAAGCGCAACCGCCCGCAGGAGGCCCTATACGATTTCCGCAGTTTCATTATTCCCGCGGACAAATTCAGCTTTCCCTCGGGTCATACCTCAGCGGCGTTCCTTATGGCGACCCTGTGGGCCTATTTCTACCCTTCCACTGCCGTGCCGGTGTACCTGTGGGCTAGCGCCGTCGGGCTATCGCGTATCTTCCTCGGCGTTCATTTCCCAACGGATGTACTCGTCGGCGCTACCATGGGTATCGCCATTGCCCGGACTAGTGTGAGGATTGTTACCGCGTGA
- a CDS encoding DUF6538 domain-containing protein produces MSCVPAYITKNRHGTFYFRLIIPVRLRPYFPHHRRELKRSLGTDSRREAIQRARAYRVKFDRLFGELMKDKKDEDFQIDLITVVDLKLPNGVTVGKIEAN; encoded by the coding sequence ATGTCTTGTGTTCCTGCATACATCACAAAAAACAGGCATGGAACCTTCTACTTCCGACTCATCATTCCGGTCCGACTTCGACCTTACTTTCCGCACCATCGGCGCGAACTCAAGCGCTCCTTGGGCACCGATAGCCGACGCGAAGCCATTCAGCGGGCGCGCGCCTATCGTGTCAAATTTGACCGACTCTTTGGCGAATTGATGAAAGACAAGAAAGACGAAGACTTTCAAATCGACCTCATTACGGTGGTCGATTTAAAGCTTCCGAACGGCGTAACCGTTGGAAAAATAGAAGCCAATTAG
- a CDS encoding MJ1255/VC2487 family glycosyltransferase, with product MKIFYGVQATGNGHITRARVMAPRLKAAGIEVTYLFSGRAWNKLFEMEVFGDYEWRCGLTFSTKAGRVSYLKTGFRNNLLQFIRDIKSLDFSRYDAVITDFEPVTAWAAKLQNIKAIGLGHQYAFGQAIPITGDDILARSIMKYFAPAATGLGLHWYHFEQPILPPIIETPKVETIKADKILVYLPFERIQDIVRLLERFKKYQFYIYTSSTIQHKPDHIHIRQLSRSGFQNDLKDAAGVICNAGFELASESLQMGKKLLVKPLRAQMEQLSNALALEETQLGAVMPELDPVAVDFWLKHGRAIKVTYPDVAQAIVEWLLKGDWRVDLAWVRSVWDQVVYHDCATDHPCPPPRLLHAAN from the coding sequence GTGAAAATATTTTACGGCGTACAGGCAACGGGAAATGGTCATATCACCCGCGCGAGGGTCATGGCACCCCGCCTCAAGGCGGCCGGCATCGAGGTTACTTATCTATTCTCCGGAAGGGCATGGAACAAGCTCTTCGAAATGGAAGTGTTTGGCGATTACGAATGGCGATGCGGCCTCACGTTCAGCACCAAGGCCGGAAGGGTTAGCTACCTGAAAACCGGCTTCCGCAACAACCTACTCCAATTCATCCGGGACATTAAGAGTTTGGATTTCTCCCGCTATGACGCGGTGATCACCGATTTCGAGCCAGTCACCGCTTGGGCAGCCAAGCTCCAAAACATAAAAGCCATCGGCCTAGGTCACCAGTATGCCTTCGGTCAAGCCATCCCCATCACCGGCGACGATATCCTCGCCCGCTCCATCATGAAATACTTCGCACCGGCGGCCACCGGCTTGGGCTTACATTGGTACCATTTCGAGCAGCCGATCCTGCCTCCGATTATCGAAACCCCGAAGGTTGAGACCATCAAGGCCGACAAGATACTAGTGTATCTCCCGTTCGAGAGAATCCAGGACATTGTGCGTCTACTGGAAAGATTCAAAAAATATCAGTTTTATATCTACACCTCCTCAACCATTCAGCACAAACCCGATCACATCCATATTCGGCAACTGTCTCGCAGTGGATTCCAAAATGATCTGAAAGATGCCGCGGGCGTAATCTGCAATGCCGGCTTTGAACTAGCGAGCGAATCCCTGCAGATGGGCAAAAAACTATTGGTGAAACCGCTTCGGGCGCAAATGGAGCAGCTGTCCAACGCCCTGGCCCTGGAAGAAACCCAACTAGGCGCGGTGATGCCGGAATTGGACCCGGTTGCGGTAGACTTTTGGTTGAAACATGGCAGAGCCATCAAGGTAACTTACCCCGATGTCGCCCAAGCCATTGTCGAGTGGTTGCTCAAAGGCGATTGGCGTGTGGATTTGGCTTGGGTGCGCAGCGTTTGGGACCAGGTGGTCTATCACGATTGCGCGACCGACCATCCCTGCCCGCCGCCGCGCCTGCTCCACGCGGCGAACTAG
- the cysQ gene encoding 3'(2'),5'-bisphosphate nucleotidase CysQ, giving the protein MPLRKEPSHLLEPVITLAKKAGKRIMEVYQSEFRVGVKEDCSPLTAADLASHHCLMEGLDLLRPRYPVLSEESSTVPFTERSAWELFWLVDPLDGTKDFIQRNDEFTVNVALIHRNRPVLGVVYAPAKAACYFASEGCGAFRQVGDGEPEGIHVRAEAHCPVRVVGSRSHRSEELDRYLSRLGPHQLVSVGSSLKFCLVAEGAADLYPRMGPTSEWDTAAAHCIVREAGGEVTDLAGRPLLYNKQESILNPHFLAFGDKSKDWCRFAEGLGFGS; this is encoded by the coding sequence ATGCCGCTCCGAAAAGAGCCTTCTCACCTGCTCGAGCCAGTCATCACCCTCGCCAAGAAGGCGGGCAAGCGCATCATGGAGGTTTATCAATCGGAGTTCCGCGTGGGTGTCAAAGAGGATTGCTCACCGCTGACAGCAGCGGACCTGGCCTCCCACCACTGCTTGATGGAAGGGCTGGATCTCTTGCGGCCTCGCTATCCGGTGTTATCGGAAGAATCGAGCACCGTCCCATTCACTGAACGCTCGGCCTGGGAGCTGTTCTGGCTGGTCGATCCCTTGGACGGCACCAAGGACTTCATTCAGCGCAACGACGAATTTACCGTGAATGTGGCTCTGATCCATCGTAATCGCCCGGTCTTGGGGGTTGTGTACGCGCCGGCCAAGGCGGCGTGTTATTTTGCCTCCGAGGGTTGCGGCGCTTTTCGACAAGTGGGCGACGGGGAGCCAGAAGGTATCCACGTGCGGGCAGAAGCCCACTGCCCCGTCCGGGTGGTGGGGAGCCGGTCCCACCGGAGCGAGGAACTGGACCGGTACTTGAGTCGGTTGGGACCCCATCAACTGGTATCAGTGGGCAGTTCGCTGAAATTTTGCCTGGTGGCGGAAGGTGCCGCTGATCTCTATCCAAGGATGGGACCCACTTCCGAGTGGGATACCGCTGCAGCGCACTGCATCGTTCGCGAGGCGGGCGGGGAGGTCACCGATCTAGCCGGGCGGCCTTTGCTCTACAACAAACAGGAATCCATCCTGAACCCTCATTTTCTGGCCTTTGGCGACAAATCCAAGGACTGGTGTCGTTTTGCCGAAGGTCTGGGCTTCGGAAGCTAG
- a CDS encoding SRPBCC family protein, with translation MPSTIRLHRVLRATPERVYRAFLDRDALVKWLPPNGFTGKVHHLDARVGGSYQMSFTNFTTGKSHAFGGEYLELVPNERIRHTDKFDDPNLPGEMHVTITVQSVSSGTELNITQEGVPDFIPAEDCYLGWQESLALLAKLVEAEIPDESCSQGPGSRS, from the coding sequence ATGCCCAGCACCATCCGTCTTCACCGGGTTCTCCGGGCTACGCCCGAACGGGTCTATCGGGCCTTCCTCGATCGGGACGCCCTAGTCAAATGGCTTCCCCCAAACGGGTTCACCGGCAAGGTTCACCATCTGGATGCCCGGGTTGGCGGTTCCTACCAGATGTCGTTCACCAATTTCACCACGGGCAAGAGCCACGCCTTCGGTGGGGAGTATCTCGAACTGGTGCCGAACGAACGAATTCGCCACACCGACAAATTCGACGATCCGAACCTCCCCGGCGAGATGCACGTGACCATCACCGTTCAAAGCGTGTCCTCAGGAACCGAGCTAAACATCACGCAGGAAGGGGTTCCCGACTTCATCCCGGCCGAGGATTGCTATCTTGGCTGGCAAGAGTCGCTGGCCCTTCTGGCGAAACTGGTCGAGGCGGAGATTCCGGACGAGTCATGCAGCCAAGGACCTGGCAGCCGGAGCTGA
- a CDS encoding NUDIX hydrolase, whose translation MSDRPWDGGRPPDGLAEALADNWLGNPATVNRLVGGYVDRVGDLAARCWDEKKSGDWLAAELRREAEEMATIFTGGDPAYRAPAWNTAQLAGLATRARGLLTRWKNNGSGDYEIDPKNPVASLFYALGCQTLSAFKAASRGEDYPLPRAMAIITEALLGMPLGSLVESIDDDGNAGNDDDLAKGHVHGYVKRDGTTVTGYERADGKTGAAKAIAHPRRDERGQPVLIQHPDTPTGAESWSDPSVVAVFTPGSPVPDALNGIAVTPWKDHPVTLEGWDFITGTRGEFEEPKLPPLKGRKLAAGVMIEEPDGRVWVVSPTNGFGGYRNVFPKGTADPDLSVRGTALKEAYEETGLKVRLTGWVGDFPRTTSVMRLYRGVRIGGSPADMGWESQAVKLVPKARLADYLDAPADQTILEALKVK comes from the coding sequence ATGAGCGATAGACCCTGGGACGGCGGCCGTCCGCCGGATGGACTGGCGGAGGCCCTGGCCGACAACTGGCTTGGCAACCCCGCCACCGTAAACCGCCTGGTGGGTGGTTACGTCGACCGCGTCGGCGATTTGGCGGCGCGGTGTTGGGACGAGAAGAAATCCGGCGACTGGCTGGCTGCCGAACTGCGCCGCGAGGCGGAGGAGATGGCCACGATTTTCACCGGAGGCGACCCGGCTTACCGGGCGCCGGCGTGGAACACCGCGCAACTGGCGGGGCTCGCCACCCGGGCGCGCGGGCTTCTGACCCGCTGGAAAAACAATGGCAGCGGCGACTACGAGATCGACCCGAAGAACCCGGTGGCGAGCCTCTTCTACGCCTTGGGCTGCCAGACCTTGAGCGCATTCAAAGCGGCTTCCCGCGGCGAGGACTACCCCTTGCCGAGAGCCATGGCGATCATCACCGAAGCCTTGCTCGGCATGCCCCTGGGCTCGTTGGTCGAGTCGATCGACGACGACGGGAATGCTGGCAATGACGATGATCTGGCCAAGGGCCATGTCCACGGCTATGTCAAACGGGACGGCACAACGGTGACTGGGTACGAACGGGCAGACGGAAAGACGGGCGCAGCCAAGGCGATCGCGCACCCGCGCCGGGACGAACGCGGCCAGCCGGTCCTCATCCAGCATCCTGACACGCCTACGGGCGCGGAGTCCTGGAGCGATCCTTCCGTGGTGGCGGTGTTCACCCCGGGGAGCCCGGTGCCGGATGCGCTGAACGGCATCGCCGTGACGCCCTGGAAAGACCACCCGGTCACTCTGGAAGGCTGGGACTTCATCACCGGGACCCGCGGCGAGTTCGAGGAACCCAAGCTTCCGCCCTTGAAGGGCAGGAAGCTTGCCGCGGGCGTGATGATCGAGGAGCCGGACGGCCGGGTCTGGGTGGTGTCGCCCACCAACGGCTTCGGCGGCTACCGGAACGTCTTCCCCAAGGGCACCGCCGACCCTGATCTGTCGGTGCGCGGCACCGCGCTCAAGGAAGCCTACGAGGAAACGGGCCTCAAGGTCCGCCTGACCGGCTGGGTGGGCGACTTCCCAAGGACCACCTCGGTCATGCGGCTGTACCGGGGCGTTCGGATCGGCGGCTCGCCGGCCGATATGGGTTGGGAGAGCCAGGCGGTCAAGCTGGTTCCGAAAGCCCGCCTGGCCGACTATCTCGACGCGCCAGCCGACCAAACAATACTCGAAGCGCTCAAGGTGAAATAA